The Pseudomonas sp. Marseille-Q3773 DNA window CCGACCAGCAGAATCCCCGGGCCGAACCAGAGCAACCAGGTGCGGCCACTGAGTGCCGGCTTGTAGCGCACGAAGTCGCCATAGCGGTCGACCATGAAGTCGACGATCTGCTGGTTGCTCTTGCCCTCACCGAGCATGCGGTAGATTTCGCGGCGCAGGTCGGCGGCGATCGGTGCGTTGGAGTCGGCGATGTCCTGGTTCTGGCACTTGGGGCAACGTAGCTCCTTGGTCAGTTGCTGATAACGCTCACGCTCGGCGTCATCGCGGAACTGGTAGGTATCGATGGCCGCCTTGGCCACACCGGCCAGGCTGATGCCCAGCACGGCTGCTGCCAACCAGCGCTTCATGGTCTGGCCTCGTCGACCAGCCCCTGGTACAGCGGCGCCAGCTGCTCACGCCAGACATTGGCGTCGACGATGCCGACGTGCTTGTAGCGGATGATGCCCTTGGCGTCGATCAGGAAGGTTTCCGGCGCGCCGTACACGCCCAGGTCCAGGCCCAGGCTGCCCTGCTCGTCACGGATATCCAGCTGGTACGGGTTGTGGAATTCGGCCAGCCACTTCTGCGCCGCAGCGTTGTCGTCCTTGTAGTTGATGCCGTGGATCACCACGCCCTGCTCGGCCAACTGGTTGAGGTACGGGTGCTCGACCTTGCACGACGGGCACCAGGTCGCCCACACGTTGACCAGCGCCGGGCGGCCCTGCAAGTCGGCCTGGGTCAGGGTGCGGTCGCCCTGGGTCGAGGCCAGGGAAAACGCCGGGAACGGCTTGCCGATCATTGCTGACGGCAGCTCGTCGGGCTTGAGAAACAACCCCTTGTAGAGGACAACCGCCATCAGCAGGAACACCACCAATGGCACCACCATGATCCAACGCTTCATGCAGCTGCTCCAGACACGCCCAGGGCTTCACGCACCCGGTTCTTGACCTTGACGCGGTAGCGTCGGTCGAGGGCCGCCAGCAACCCGCCCAGGCCGGTCAGCAGACCGCCCAGCCAGATCCAGCGGACATAAGGCTTGATATGCACGCGTACTGCCCAGGCGCCGTTTTCCAGTGGCTCGCCGAGGGCGACGTACAGGTCGCGGGTGAAGCCAGCGTCGATGCCGGCTTCGGTCATCATCGACTGCTGCACGGTGTACAGGCGCTTTTCCGGGTACAGGGTGGTCACTTCACGGCCATCGCGGCTGACCACGATGGTGCCCTTGTCGGAGATGAAATTCGGCCCTTCGAAGTGCCTGGCGCCTTCGAACAGGAAGTGATAACCGCCCAGCTCGACGCTTTCGCCCGGGGCCATGCGCAGGTCACGTTCGGCGCTGTTGTTGCTCGACAGCACCACGCCCAGTGCGCACACTGCCAGGCCCAGGTGCGCCAGCTGCATGCCCCAGTAGCTGCGCGAGAGGCCCAGCACGCCTTTGACCAGGCCTTTGTGGCGGGTCTTGTCGAAGATGTCTCGCAACCCGCCGAGCACCACCCAGGCAGCCAGGGCGAAGGCGCTCAGCGCTGGCCAGTCGAAATCATTCACAAGGAAACCGGCGACCGGCGCCAGTACCGCGCTGCCGACCAGCACCGGGGTCAACATGCTCGCCAGCCACTTGCCGGGGGTGTCTTTCCAGCGCACCACCACGCCCACGCCCAGCACCACCATCAGCAGCGCCATCAGCGGCAGGAACAAGGCATCGAAATACGGCGGGCCGACCGACAGCTTGGCCCCGGTCAGGGCGTCGAGCACCAACGGATACAAGGTCCCGAGCAGGATCATCGACGCCGCCACGACCAGGATCAGGTTGTTGGCCAGCAGCAGTGTTTCCCGCGACCACAGGGCAAAGCCGACCTGGCTCTTGACCACCGGCGCACGAACAGCGAACAACGTCAGCGAACCGCCGACCACGAACAGCAGGAAGATCAGGATGAACACACCACGCGCCGGGTCGGCAGCGAACGCATGCACCGAGGTCAGCACGCCGGAGCGGACCAGGAAGGTGCCCAGCAGGCTCAGCGAGAACGCGGCGATTGCCAGAAGAACCGTCCAGCTCTTGAACACCCCGCGTTTTTCCGTCACCGCCAGCGAGTGGATCAGCGCGGTGCCCACCAGCCAGGGCATGAACGAGGCGTTTTCGACCGGGTCCCAGAACCACCAGCCGCCCCAACCGAGTTCGTAATAGGCCCACCACGAGCCCAGGGTGATACCGACTCCGAGGAAAGCCCAGGCGACGATGGTCCACGGCCGCGACCAGCGCGCCCAGGCGGCGTCCAGGCGCCCGCCGAGCAGCGCGGCGATGGCGAAGGCAAAGGCCACCGAGAAACCGACGTAGCCCATGTACAGCATCGGCGGGTGGACGATCAGGCCGAAGTCCTGCAGCAGCGGGTTGAGGTCGCGACCATCGCTCGGCACCTGGGGCAACAGGCGCTGGAACGGGTTGGAGGTGATGATCAGGAAGCTCAGGAAGCCGACGCTGATCATGCCCATTACCGCCAGCACGCGGGCCAGCATCAGCTGTGGCAGCTGGCGCGAGAAGATCGAAACGGCGAAGGTCCAACCGCCGAGGATCAGCGCCCAGAGCAGCAACGAGCCTTCATGGGCGCCCCACACGGCGCTGAACTTGTAATACCACGGCAAGGCGCTGTTGGAGTTGCTGGCCACATAGGCGACCGAGAAGTTGTCGGTCATGAAGGCGTGGGTCAGGCAGGCGAAGGCAAAGGCCAGGAAGGCGAACTGGCCCCAGGCCGCCGGGCGCGCCAGGCCCATCCACAGGCTGTCGTTACGCCAGGCGCCGAGCAGCGGCAAAGTAGCCTGCACGGCAGCGAAGCAGATCGCCAGGATCATGGCCAGCTGGCCGAGTTCGGGTA harbors:
- a CDS encoding cytochrome c-type biogenesis protein, giving the protein MKRWLAAAVLGISLAGVAKAAIDTYQFRDDAERERYQQLTKELRCPKCQNQDIADSNAPIAADLRREIYRMLGEGKSNQQIVDFMVDRYGDFVRYKPALSGRTWLLWFGPGILLVGGFVVLAVIVRRRRGSATQATQELSLEERERLAKLLEKEQTHD
- a CDS encoding DsbE family thiol:disulfide interchange protein, whose amino-acid sequence is MKRWIMVVPLVVFLLMAVVLYKGLFLKPDELPSAMIGKPFPAFSLASTQGDRTLTQADLQGRPALVNVWATWCPSCKVEHPYLNQLAEQGVVIHGINYKDDNAAAQKWLAEFHNPYQLDIRDEQGSLGLDLGVYGAPETFLIDAKGIIRYKHVGIVDANVWREQLAPLYQGLVDEARP
- a CDS encoding heme lyase CcmF/NrfE family subunit — its product is MIPELGQLAMILAICFAAVQATLPLLGAWRNDSLWMGLARPAAWGQFAFLAFAFACLTHAFMTDNFSVAYVASNSNSALPWYYKFSAVWGAHEGSLLLWALILGGWTFAVSIFSRQLPQLMLARVLAVMGMISVGFLSFLIITSNPFQRLLPQVPSDGRDLNPLLQDFGLIVHPPMLYMGYVGFSVAFAFAIAALLGGRLDAAWARWSRPWTIVAWAFLGVGITLGSWWAYYELGWGGWWFWDPVENASFMPWLVGTALIHSLAVTEKRGVFKSWTVLLAIAAFSLSLLGTFLVRSGVLTSVHAFAADPARGVFILIFLLFVVGGSLTLFAVRAPVVKSQVGFALWSRETLLLANNLILVVAASMILLGTLYPLVLDALTGAKLSVGPPYFDALFLPLMALLMVVLGVGVVVRWKDTPGKWLASMLTPVLVGSAVLAPVAGFLVNDFDWPALSAFALAAWVVLGGLRDIFDKTRHKGLVKGVLGLSRSYWGMQLAHLGLAVCALGVVLSSNNSAERDLRMAPGESVELGGYHFLFEGARHFEGPNFISDKGTIVVSRDGREVTTLYPEKRLYTVQQSMMTEAGIDAGFTRDLYVALGEPLENGAWAVRVHIKPYVRWIWLGGLLTGLGGLLAALDRRYRVKVKNRVREALGVSGAAA